Proteins encoded by one window of Methanocalculus alkaliphilus:
- a CDS encoding 30S ribosomal protein S4e: MAHVKRIVAPESWGIGRKVSKYVTAPAPGPHNAGALPIGVWMRDKMGFARNMKEIKQILHDRQVIVNGAVCTDPHIGLGVFDIISFPRLGKHYIMLLDKSGRFASSEVTADAAQVRLCKVNNKTVLPGGRIQLNLLYGANLIAENTYRPKDSIILTLGVDGQPRFEIRDHFPYAVGNVAMVVGGQHSGRVARIRSVIPVPGSVPNRVSLEDLQNGEVFETIEPYIFMVGKDEPALDIWGITV; encoded by the coding sequence CGCCGGAGTCCTGGGGCATCGGACGGAAAGTCAGCAAATATGTGACTGCCCCTGCACCCGGTCCGCACAATGCCGGTGCGCTCCCGATTGGGGTCTGGATGCGCGATAAGATGGGCTTTGCCAGGAACATGAAGGAGATCAAGCAGATCCTCCATGACCGTCAGGTCATTGTGAACGGCGCCGTCTGCACCGATCCACATATCGGTCTGGGTGTCTTTGATATCATCTCCTTCCCGCGTCTTGGAAAGCACTATATCATGCTCCTTGACAAGAGCGGCAGATTTGCCTCCTCAGAGGTTACTGCGGATGCAGCACAGGTACGGCTCTGTAAGGTCAACAACAAGACCGTCCTGCCTGGCGGCCGGATCCAGCTCAACCTCCTCTATGGAGCAAATCTCATTGCGGAAAATACATACCGCCCAAAGGACTCGATCATCCTGACACTTGGTGTCGATGGCCAGCCACGATTTGAGATCCGCGACCACTTCCCCTACGCCGTCGGCAACGTTGCGATGGTCGTCGGTGGACAGCACTCGGGACGGGTTGCACGGATTCGTTCGGTCATACCGGTTCCAGGCAGTGTGCCAAACCGTGTCAGCCTTGAGGATCTCCAGAATGGTGAGGTCTTTGAGACGATCGAGCCGTACATCTTCATGGTAGGAAAGGACGAGCCAGCCCTTGATATCTGGGGGATCACGGTATGA